Part of the Paenibacillus guangzhouensis genome is shown below.
CCGTCTCATGCTTGCCCAGTCCTCTAGAAATACGAAATTCGAATGACATATCTCGCGGCACTTCGAACGTTCCGCCGTAGAGTCGATTATGGATCATAGGCAGCTCAATGCCTGCATAGAGTGTGTCCGTCTGTGGCGTAGCCGTCGGCACCTTCACGAAGACGTTCACGGTTGCTGTCGGGGACAGATACGGGATAATCTTCATCTCCATAGAAGCGGCTAGATGCCCATACCGATAAGTCACCTTCGTCTTGCCGGGTCTCTTCGCGCGGAGTCTTCCGTCTGCCGTGACATGAAGCAGTTCAGGATCAGCGACTTCAAAGGTTCCTTGTAAATCGGTCATTATAAACCCGCTATCGAAGTGGACAATCGCATTGACATTGCACTTCGCTCCCTGTACACCAATGGTCTCTGGTCCATGTAATTCCACGCGAACCGGCTTACCAATCTCCCCGAAGAAGTATAGGAGCGGTGCGTGCACTCTAGCAGCCCAGTCCTTCTGCGAATGACCGGAATCGACGGCATAATAATACATCAGATCCTTACCAGGCTGGAATCCCGATCGGATCAGGACATCCGCCACCTGACGCACATGCTTCTCCATCACGGTGAAGCCTTCGGCATCGCCGACATCCATCCATATTTTCAGATCCTTCTTCTCCGTGTACACATGGCTTAGCCAACGGTCTTCCATCGTATTCGGATCAACGCTGACGAAGAAAGGACATAACGCGCCGATCATGCCGAACGTCTCCGAATGCCTGAATCCAATATTGTAGGAGACGAGACCGCCGGCCGATGAACCCATTAATGCCGTATGCTCTCGGCCCGGCAGCGTCCGATAGGTTGCATCGACATATGGCTTAACTTCTTGAATGAGAAATTGTTCGTACATTTCGCCTTGATTCGTTGTGCCGAAAATATTGTGTCCTTGCGGATTCTCATGCATATATTCAGCAATTCTAGCATCTTCAATATGCGAGATAGCGATCACGATGATCTCCTTCATCTTCCCCTCGGCAACAAGCCGATCGACGACCTGATGCACATCCCAAGATTCACCCTTCTGATCTGCGAAAAAAACATGCTGCCCATCCTGCATATATAAGACAGGATACCGCACTTGATCATTCAGGTTATAGCTTGGGGGCAAATAGATAAACATATCTCTTCTATTATTTAGTATTTTTGATTCGAAATTTTCTAGTCTAATGAACCGCGAAATATCCACTTCGCATTCTCCTCACCACGTCAGAATCATGATGTGGCGGTCAATAAGAAAAACTTCTCCGCTTTGACATACGCCGCATCATTAATATAACTGTCCATCATATTAACAACCTCCGTGTAGTCATTGAGATGATAAGAAATCTTCATCATTTCGTCCGGGAGAATCTCCTCACAATGGGACGTGCAGCATGCCACCAGATGTTGATGGGTTTTCCATGCCACATTCGCCAGAAATTCGTTCATGACGATCCCGGCTTTCCCTGCAAATTGCGATAAAAATGCATGCATCCCATCGCGATTCTCATAGACGTAGATGTGATCCTCATCCAATCCCGATTGCTGCTTCACGACTTCTCTTAATTCCAAATTGTTATACGCATCCATCACAAGAAACGCCGGCGCCTGCCCTAGCAACTTCCCTGCCGCAGCAAAACTTTGCTCGAAATTCGGCATAATTTTATGAAATAACGAATCCTCGATATAACTGTCGATGACGAATACCGGAATCCCGAACCCAAATTGATTCGAGATCGCATAGAATTTCTCCCGATCGGCATTAATCAAGAACACGCCGTCCAAATTGCGCTCCATAATAACCTTATAAGAGGAGGAGGCGCTGTCTAATTGCATAAAAATTACATGATAGCCAAGCTGACTGCACAGCTCCTCCAGCTTGTAGATCGTCTTAGCATATTTCAAGGCCGACCCAGGGGTCTGTACATCATCTCGGAACACCAATATCCCCATCAATCCTGTTTTCTTGATTTTTAACGATTGGGCAGAACGATTCGCGACATACTTGAGCTGCTGTGCGACTTTCAGCACCTTCACGCGCGTTTCATCCGAGATGGACTGCGTTTTCACATCATTCAGAATGTAAGACACGGTTGCTATTGATACATCTGCTGCTTTCGCAATATCTTTAATTGTTGTTTTTTTCAAAAGAATCCGACCTCTCACATAGGCTTAAACGTTTAAGTTAATTTAAGCATAACGCCTAGGCAAAAGTCAATTTAGCCTATGTGAGCGGTTCGATTAACCTTTGTCCGCACCGGCTGTCATGCCGTGAATCAAATACTTCTGGAAATACATGTACAAAAGCGTGATCGGCAGCGCCACCAGAACCGCGCCCGCGGCGAATACCGTAAAGCTGGAATTCGTCTCATTCGCAACCATGCTGTATAGCCCCTGCGCTAATGTCATTTTCTCTGATGAGCGCAAGACGATTTGCGGCAGGATAAAATCCATGAACGGTGTAATGAAGCTATTCAGCGCAACAAAGGTGATCGACGGTAAGGACAACGGTAAAATAATTCGGAAAAATGCATCCTTATTACTCGCACCGTCGATAAAAGCAGCCTCCTCTAAGCTCCGAGGAATCGTGTCAAAATGACCTTTCATCACCCAAGTTCCCATCGAAATCGAGCCACCGACATAGATGAGGATCAGCCCCAAATGCGTGTCGAGCAGCTTCGTCTGCAGTAACAGCACGAAGATCGCCATGATCGACAAGAAGCCTGGGAACATCTGCAATACGAGCAGCGTCATGAGCCCTTGCTGCCGGCCCTTGAAGCGAAATCTAGAGAAGGCATACGCCGTCATCGCGACAAGGATGGTCGACAAAAATGCATTCGCAACAGCGATCTTCACCGTGTTGCCGAACCATAACATAAAATCGGTATTCCGTAATAACTCGACATAATGCACGAGCGATGGATTGTCCGGGAACATCTTGCTAACCAATAAGGTATTGCCAGGATTCAGCGAGGTGCCGACAACCCAGATCATCGGATACAGGGTCGTGATCAACAGCACGATAAATACGATATAAATCCCAATAACGACTAAATTGCTTCTTAATTTAGACATTAGACCCAATCCTCTTCTTGATTTGACTTCATTCGCTTGTAGTTCCATAAAGAGAACCCTGCTATGAGTATAAACATGATGATGGATACAGCGGAAGCCATATTGAACTGACTCTGATTGAGCGTCATTTTGAATATCCACGAGATGAGAATATCCGTACTTCCGGCGTAGAAGTAATCCGGTTGATTCGGGTTACCATCCGTTAGCAAATAAATTAAATTGAAATTGTTGAAGTTAAATGCAAATTGCATAATCAAAATCGGCGCCGTCGCTAAGAGAACAAGCGGTAGTGTAATTCTAGTAAACTTCTGCCTCCAGGAAGCACCATCCACTTCTGCAGCCTCATACAAATCTCGCGGCATGGTTGTAAGAACGCCAGACATCAGAGCCATCAGGAATGGCGTCGAGAACCACAGATTCACGAGAATAATCGATACTTTGGCCATCGTCGGATCTGACAGCCAAGGTACGGGCGAGAACCCAAGCTTCACAATGAGATCATTGACCGGTCCGAATGATCCGTTGAGCAACACCCGAAATACGAGGATCGAAATGAATTGCGGAACCGCCCAAGGCAGGATGAATGCCGTGCGCCAGAACTTCTTGAATCTCACTCTCGGATGATTTACCATCAGCGCTAGAATCAGACCGCCAAAGAACACTGTGACGGTTGATACCGTTGCCCAAATGATATTCCATACGGCAATTCCTACAAAGGTAGATCGCCATGCCTCTTGGGTAAATAAATCGTAGAACGATGCGAACCCGATCCAATCCACCAAGGAACGGTCCGGAATATGATCCGGGGCCGAATAGTTCGTAAATGCAATCAGTACATTGAATACCAGCGGCATGACCGTCACGAACAACACGAAGAAGGTAGCAGGCAGCAAGAGTAGATAGGGAAAGTTCCGAAATTTCGCCTT
Proteins encoded:
- a CDS encoding alpha/beta hydrolase, translated to MDISRFIRLENFESKILNNRRDMFIYLPPSYNLNDQVRYPVLYMQDGQHVFFADQKGESWDVHQVVDRLVAEGKMKEIIVIAISHIEDARIAEYMHENPQGHNIFGTTNQGEMYEQFLIQEVKPYVDATYRTLPGREHTALMGSSAGGLVSYNIGFRHSETFGMIGALCPFFVSVDPNTMEDRWLSHVYTEKKDLKIWMDVGDAEGFTVMEKHVRQVADVLIRSGFQPGKDLMYYYAVDSGHSQKDWAARVHAPLLYFFGEIGKPVRVELHGPETIGVQGAKCNVNAIVHFDSGFIMTDLQGTFEVADPELLHVTADGRLRAKRPGKTKVTYRYGHLAASMEMKIIPYLSPTATVNVFVKVPTATPQTDTLYAGIELPMIHNRLYGGTFEVPRDMSFEFRISRGLGKHETDRYGHEVPYRKFTVTDGLILNYVVENWVDCVPARGV
- a CDS encoding LacI family DNA-binding transcriptional regulator, whose product is MKKTTIKDIAKAADVSIATVSYILNDVKTQSISDETRVKVLKVAQQLKYVANRSAQSLKIKKTGLMGILVFRDDVQTPGSALKYAKTIYKLEELCSQLGYHVIFMQLDSASSSYKVIMERNLDGVFLINADREKFYAISNQFGFGIPVFVIDSYIEDSLFHKIMPNFEQSFAAAGKLLGQAPAFLVMDAYNNLELREVVKQQSGLDEDHIYVYENRDGMHAFLSQFAGKAGIVMNEFLANVAWKTHQHLVACCTSHCEEILPDEMMKISYHLNDYTEVVNMMDSYINDAAYVKAEKFFLLTATS
- a CDS encoding sugar ABC transporter permease — its product is MSKLRSNLVVIGIYIVFIVLLITTLYPMIWVVGTSLNPGNTLLVSKMFPDNPSLVHYVELLRNTDFMLWFGNTVKIAVANAFLSTILVAMTAYAFSRFRFKGRQQGLMTLLVLQMFPGFLSIMAIFVLLLQTKLLDTHLGLILIYVGGSISMGTWVMKGHFDTIPRSLEEAAFIDGASNKDAFFRIILPLSLPSITFVALNSFITPFMDFILPQIVLRSSEKMTLAQGLYSMVANETNSSFTVFAAGAVLVALPITLLYMYFQKYLIHGMTAGADKG
- a CDS encoding sugar ABC transporter permease; the protein is MHVNLDDRRYRTKAALLSALCIGLGQLYNRQYWKGFFWMVIAQLFFWTYYPIAIKGIAGLITLGDVPTRIIKGKVVQGDHSIFLLINGLITLVIILVFLGMYILNIVDAKRNGAIRDEGGQVLGFLASLKKAKFRNFPYLLLLPATFFVLFVTVMPLVFNVLIAFTNYSAPDHIPDRSLVDWIGFASFYDLFTQEAWRSTFVGIAVWNIIWATVSTVTVFFGGLILALMVNHPRVRFKKFWRTAFILPWAVPQFISILVFRVLLNGSFGPVNDLIVKLGFSPVPWLSDPTMAKVSIILVNLWFSTPFLMALMSGVLTTMPRDLYEAAEVDGASWRQKFTRITLPLVLLATAPILIMQFAFNFNNFNLIYLLTDGNPNQPDYFYAGSTDILISWIFKMTLNQSQFNMASAVSIIMFILIAGFSLWNYKRMKSNQEEDWV